A section of the Flavobacteriales bacterium genome encodes:
- a CDS encoding tail fiber domain-containing protein → MGQASFARQNYGGWFFAESPGPAENYGVRARATQATTNYGIRASAAGGTTNWAGWFEDDVWVQGNIHLVNGTIVISDQNFKTNITDLTDGLSRVLQLAPKSYQFLTADYPMMELSPDPQIGLLAQEVQQVIPEAVATAVYPAQYDTLGNQVSAAFPVMGVDYVKLIPLLIGAIHEQQAQITAMQQDLAACCAVDGGTDQRSMSPGARLRQGFGDANAGAGEALRTDLFIVPNPVADHTQLRYTVATPGRTRLELSDAGGKRLEVLEEAVREAGAYTHDWSTTDLAPGTYHVTLYLNDSFVVKKAMKVGR, encoded by the coding sequence ATGGGACAGGCCTCCTTCGCTCGCCAGAACTACGGAGGTTGGTTCTTCGCCGAGTCACCGGGCCCCGCGGAGAACTATGGCGTTAGGGCGCGGGCCACGCAAGCCACGACGAACTACGGGATACGCGCGTCCGCCGCAGGGGGCACGACCAATTGGGCGGGCTGGTTCGAAGATGATGTCTGGGTGCAAGGGAACATTCACTTGGTCAATGGCACGATCGTGATCTCGGACCAGAACTTTAAGACGAACATCACTGATCTCACCGACGGCTTGTCACGGGTCCTTCAGTTGGCTCCGAAGTCCTATCAGTTCCTCACGGCGGACTATCCGATGATGGAGCTGAGCCCCGACCCACAGATCGGACTGCTCGCGCAGGAGGTTCAGCAGGTGATCCCAGAGGCGGTGGCGACCGCCGTGTATCCCGCGCAGTACGACACCTTGGGCAACCAGGTCAGCGCGGCCTTTCCGGTGATGGGCGTGGACTATGTCAAGCTTATTCCTCTGCTGATCGGGGCCATCCACGAGCAACAGGCACAAATAACGGCCATGCAGCAGGACCTGGCGGCGTGCTGTGCGGTCGACGGCGGCACCGACCAGCGCTCCATGAGCCCAGGGGCACGCCTTCGCCAAGGCTTCGGCGATGCGAACGCAGGGGCAGGCGAGGCCCTGCGCACCGACCTGTTCATCGTCCCCAACCCCGTGGCGGACCATACGCAGTTGCGCTATACGGTGGCCACCCCCGGCCGCACGCGCCTGGAACTGAGCGACGCCGGCGGCAAGAGGCTGGAGGTGCTGGAGGAGGCCGTGCGGGAGGCGGGCGCCTACACCCACGACTGGAGCACCACCGATCTGGCGCCCGGCACCTACCATGTGACGCTGTACCTCAACGACAGCTTCGTGGTGAAGAAGGCGATGAAGGTGGGGCGGTAA
- a CDS encoding S46 family peptidase codes for MKKLLSLLAAALFTAGLSTAHEGMWLLNKLKQINEAEMQKLGFKLSADDIYAINRSGLKDAVVRLGGGFCSGEMVSAEGLFLTNHHCGYDAVQGLSSVEHDYLTDGFWAMTRKDELPAGFNVSFLQRIDDVSATMLAELNDGMSEGDRQAKIAEVGQRLEKEAADASKGISASLKTMFEGNEFYLFVYKTYRDVRLVGVPPSAIGKFGGDTDNWMWPRHTGDFCMFRVYTGPDGEPADPGEANIPFKPAHHFPVSLNGVKEGDFAMVMGYPGSTDRFLSSHGVKLALDVEQPSRVKVRRVKLDIYEKHQAADNAVRIKYASKHAQVSNYWKYFIGQQRGLKRLKVYDKKKAQEDELMAWVNASPDRKAKYGEIVSLLDKGYSERAKVEKASTYMQEAAFGSEVVIFGFRSFGLLNQLRTDAKDAEKVAAAVARVQASAEDFWKDYDPATDQEVTAAMFKLIHDDVDPALHPSVMKTIQTKYKGDFDAWAKALFSTSILTDRKRLDAFLAKPTLKVMEKDLGIQAMESCLTHFRGVIGPMSDAPQTDIDKGYRLMVAALREKDPARSWYPNANSTMRLTYGTVGSYVPMDGAFYSHVTTAKGILEKEDPTNDEFIVPARQKELLLKKDYGRYADANGELITCFISNNDITGGNSGSPVLNAYGELIGIAFDGNWEAMSGDIAFEPELQRTISVDIRYVLWTIDKFAGAGHLVNEMTLVQGPKEEPKAEVAPAPAPVKN; via the coding sequence ATGAAGAAACTCCTGTCCCTGCTGGCGGCCGCCTTGTTCACCGCCGGTCTGAGCACCGCCCACGAGGGCATGTGGCTGCTCAACAAGCTTAAACAGATCAACGAGGCCGAAATGCAGAAGCTCGGCTTCAAGCTGTCGGCCGACGACATCTACGCCATCAACCGCAGCGGCCTGAAGGACGCCGTGGTGCGGCTGGGTGGCGGCTTCTGCAGCGGCGAGATGGTGAGCGCCGAGGGCCTTTTCCTCACCAACCACCACTGCGGCTACGACGCGGTGCAGGGCCTCAGCAGCGTGGAGCACGACTACCTCACGGACGGCTTCTGGGCCATGACCCGCAAGGACGAGCTGCCCGCCGGCTTCAACGTGAGCTTCCTGCAGCGCATCGATGATGTGTCCGCCACGATGCTCGCCGAGCTGAACGACGGCATGAGCGAGGGCGACCGCCAGGCCAAGATCGCCGAGGTGGGCCAGCGCCTGGAGAAGGAGGCCGCCGACGCCTCCAAGGGCATCAGCGCCAGCCTGAAGACCATGTTCGAGGGCAACGAGTTCTACCTCTTCGTGTACAAGACCTACCGCGACGTGCGCCTGGTGGGCGTGCCCCCCAGCGCCATCGGCAAGTTCGGCGGCGACACCGACAACTGGATGTGGCCGCGCCACACCGGCGACTTCTGCATGTTCCGCGTGTACACCGGCCCCGATGGCGAACCGGCCGACCCCGGCGAGGCCAACATCCCCTTCAAGCCCGCGCACCACTTCCCGGTGAGCCTCAACGGCGTGAAGGAGGGCGACTTCGCCATGGTGATGGGCTATCCGGGCAGCACCGACCGCTTCCTGAGCAGCCACGGCGTGAAGCTGGCCCTCGACGTGGAGCAGCCCAGCCGGGTGAAGGTGCGCCGCGTGAAGCTGGACATCTACGAGAAGCACCAGGCCGCCGACAACGCCGTGCGCATCAAGTACGCCAGCAAGCACGCCCAGGTGAGCAACTACTGGAAGTACTTCATCGGCCAGCAGCGCGGCCTGAAGCGCCTGAAGGTGTATGACAAGAAGAAGGCCCAGGAGGATGAACTGATGGCCTGGGTGAACGCCTCGCCGGACCGCAAGGCCAAATACGGAGAGATCGTGAGCCTGCTGGACAAGGGCTACAGCGAGCGCGCCAAGGTGGAGAAGGCCAGCACCTACATGCAGGAGGCGGCCTTCGGCAGCGAGGTGGTGATCTTCGGCTTCCGCAGCTTCGGCCTGCTGAACCAGCTGCGCACCGATGCGAAGGACGCCGAGAAGGTGGCCGCCGCCGTGGCCCGCGTGCAGGCCTCGGCCGAGGACTTCTGGAAGGACTACGACCCCGCCACGGACCAGGAGGTCACCGCGGCGATGTTCAAGCTGATCCACGACGATGTGGACCCCGCGCTGCATCCCAGCGTGATGAAGACCATCCAAACGAAGTACAAGGGCGACTTCGACGCGTGGGCCAAGGCGCTGTTCAGCACCAGCATCCTCACCGACCGCAAGCGCCTCGATGCCTTCCTGGCGAAGCCCACGCTGAAGGTGATGGAGAAGGACCTGGGCATCCAGGCCATGGAGAGCTGCCTCACGCACTTCCGCGGCGTGATCGGCCCCATGAGCGATGCGCCGCAGACCGACATCGACAAGGGCTACCGCCTGATGGTGGCCGCCCTGCGCGAGAAGGACCCCGCCCGCAGCTGGTACCCCAACGCCAACAGCACCATGCGCCTCACCTACGGCACGGTGGGCAGCTACGTGCCGATGGACGGTGCCTTCTACAGCCATGTCACCACCGCCAAGGGCATCCTGGAAAAGGAGGACCCCACGAACGATGAGTTCATCGTGCCGGCGCGCCAGAAGGAGCTGCTCCTGAAGAAGGACTACGGCCGCTACGCCGACGCGAACGGCGAGCTGATCACCTGCTTCATCAGCAACAACGACATCACGGGCGGCAACAGCGGCAGCCCGGTGCTGAACGCCTATGGCGAGCTCATCGGCATCGCCTTCGACGGCAACTGGGAGGCCATGAGCGGCGACATCGCCTTCGAGCCCGAGCTGCAGCGCACCATCAGCGTGGACATCCGCTACGTGCTGTGGACCATCGACAAGTTCGCCGGGGCCGGCCACCTGGTGAACGAGATGACGCTGGTGCAGGGCCCCAAGGAGGAGCCCAAGGCGGAGGTGGCGCCCGCGCCCGCTCCGGTGAAGAACTGA